In one window of Lewinella sp. 4G2 DNA:
- a CDS encoding nucleoside hydrolase, which translates to MTLSFGMASYSFVFRFPTLCLLACLLCTCGSAQPDDLQALPQVPGNGEGTAPLHEWPTDKKIRVILDSDTANEIDDLFAIAHAVPDTSIDLLGLSSVQWFHHLSGPNTAQQSQVLNEELLTLMGRMDLPHPLGSDMIMGKPWGGYEPRDSPAARFIIEQAHATPEGEKLAVVSIGAVTNLASAIALDTTIKDKIVAYMLGFRYDFDGGFWNKDEFNIRRDLNAANYLLDAEGLELHVMPISVAIQYTWDREPTFAHLEDARELGGYLRQRWEDHGGPGASRWTMWDVALLQAFLKPKQAEEIAVATPPENTARKVWMYQDIDEAQMESDFWERLTE; encoded by the coding sequence ATGACTTTATCTTTCGGCATGGCCAGTTATTCTTTCGTCTTTCGTTTTCCCACCCTTTGTTTGCTTGCCTGCCTCCTTTGCACCTGCGGCAGCGCCCAACCCGACGATTTGCAGGCGCTGCCGCAGGTGCCGGGAAATGGGGAAGGGACCGCCCCCCTCCACGAGTGGCCCACGGATAAAAAGATCCGCGTCATTCTCGATTCGGACACCGCCAACGAAATTGATGACCTCTTCGCCATCGCCCACGCCGTGCCGGATACGAGTATTGACCTGTTGGGACTGAGCTCCGTCCAGTGGTTTCACCACCTCAGCGGACCGAATACCGCCCAGCAAAGTCAGGTACTGAACGAAGAATTACTGACGCTGATGGGCCGGATGGACCTGCCCCACCCACTGGGTTCGGACATGATCATGGGCAAACCCTGGGGGGGCTACGAACCGCGGGATAGCCCCGCCGCGCGCTTCATCATCGAGCAGGCCCACGCCACGCCGGAGGGGGAGAAACTGGCCGTCGTCAGCATCGGTGCCGTGACCAACCTGGCCTCCGCCATCGCGCTGGACACGACTATTAAGGACAAGATCGTAGCCTACATGCTCGGCTTCCGGTACGATTTTGACGGAGGGTTTTGGAATAAGGACGAATTCAACATCCGCCGCGACCTCAACGCCGCGAACTACCTGCTGGATGCGGAAGGCCTCGAACTCCATGTGATGCCCATCTCCGTAGCCATCCAGTATACCTGGGACCGCGAACCCACCTTCGCCCACCTCGAAGACGCGAGAGAGTTGGGCGGGTATCTACGCCAACGCTGGGAAGACCACGGCGGACCCGGCGCCAGCCGTTGGACGATGTGGGACGTTGCCCTACTGCAGGCCTTCCTGAAACCGAAGCAGGCGGAGGAGATTGCCGTGGCCACCCCGCCGGAAAATACCGCCCGCAAAGTGTGGATGTATCAGGACATCGACGAAGCCCAGATGGAAAGCGATTTCTGGGAGCGGCTGACCGAGTGA
- a CDS encoding endo-1,4-beta-xylanase has translation MNHRSPFAPLMLLLLVFACGEPKATTDSEEEMPVESAGQVGLHHAASFPIGGAINIRKVMRDSQLRAIVQTEFNSITSTNDMKMYRIAGDPGPLDFSRADSVVAFAKANDLRVFGHALVWHYALPDHIANLSAKEMGPFLDEYVTTVVTRYKDDIDGWDVVNEVLDTKGGEMRNSPFHQKMGREYIDIAFRAARKADPDAKLFINDFGTERDTAKLSGLLQLVADLQDDQVPIDGIGFQWHLQMRDDTAVIRNNLRRAVATGLLIHVSELDLIFNTHNDERGGGEDDVQFVTPMMLDDQAQMFETVARIYREEVPPAQRYGITFWDFTDRDTWIKGFFDMGDWPTIFDDSLNRKPGYYGFEYGIREQ, from the coding sequence ATGAACCACCGTTCACCTTTTGCCCCATTAATGCTCTTGCTGCTAGTGTTCGCTTGTGGAGAGCCAAAGGCTACGACGGATTCGGAGGAGGAAATGCCGGTGGAAAGTGCGGGGCAAGTGGGCCTGCACCACGCCGCCTCCTTCCCCATCGGCGGCGCCATCAACATCCGCAAGGTCATGCGCGATAGCCAACTGCGCGCCATTGTGCAGACTGAATTCAACAGCATCACCTCGACGAACGACATGAAGATGTACCGGATCGCCGGTGACCCCGGCCCGCTGGACTTCAGCCGGGCGGATTCCGTCGTCGCCTTCGCTAAAGCCAATGATCTCCGTGTTTTTGGCCACGCTTTGGTCTGGCACTACGCCCTGCCCGACCACATCGCCAACTTGAGCGCTAAGGAAATGGGCCCGTTCCTGGACGAATACGTGACGACCGTCGTTACTCGCTACAAGGACGACATTGACGGGTGGGACGTCGTAAACGAAGTCCTCGACACTAAAGGTGGGGAGATGCGGAATTCGCCCTTCCATCAAAAAATGGGGCGGGAGTACATCGATATAGCCTTCCGCGCCGCCCGTAAGGCGGACCCAGACGCGAAGCTCTTCATCAACGATTTTGGTACGGAGCGGGATACGGCCAAGCTGTCCGGCCTCCTCCAACTTGTGGCCGACCTCCAGGATGATCAGGTACCCATTGACGGTATCGGATTCCAGTGGCACCTCCAGATGCGGGACGACACCGCCGTGATCCGGAACAACCTGCGCCGGGCGGTGGCTACGGGATTGCTCATTCACGTGTCCGAGCTGGACCTCATTTTCAATACCCACAACGACGAGCGGGGTGGGGGAGAGGACGACGTACAGTTCGTCACACCGATGATGCTCGACGACCAGGCACAGATGTTCGAGACCGTCGCCCGGATCTACCGCGAAGAAGTTCCGCCCGCCCAACGCTACGGCATCACTTTCTGGGACTTCACCGACCGGGATACCTGGATCAAAGGCTTCTTCGATATGGGCGACTGGCCAACGATTTTCGACGATTCCCTCAACCGCAAACCGGGCTACTACGGCTTCGAGTACGGCATTCGTGAGCAGTAA
- a CDS encoding peptide-methionine (S)-S-oxide reductase: MSSNQSETDSNVLRRIALGGGCHWCTEGVFISLRGVEKVEQGWVTSEPPADAWSEAVIVHYDPTVVTIATLIAVHLATHAATKAHALRHRYRSAIYYFNPADRAPLEQELARAAASFDEPVLTAVLPFVAFKPSLPEHQDYFRSDPEKPFCQRFIWPKLRGLETELLKGELFD, from the coding sequence GTGAGCAGTAATCAAAGCGAGACGGACAGTAATGTCTTACGCCGGATCGCCCTCGGTGGTGGTTGCCACTGGTGCACGGAGGGGGTATTCATCTCTCTGCGTGGCGTGGAGAAAGTAGAGCAGGGCTGGGTAACTTCGGAGCCACCTGCGGATGCGTGGTCCGAAGCCGTCATCGTCCACTACGACCCGACGGTGGTAACAATCGCAACGCTGATTGCCGTCCACCTGGCCACCCACGCCGCGACGAAGGCGCACGCCCTGCGCCACCGGTACCGGTCCGCGATCTATTATTTTAACCCGGCTGACCGGGCACCGTTGGAACAGGAACTGGCGCGTGCGGCTGCCAGTTTTGATGAGCCAGTACTTACGGCCGTGCTACCATTTGTCGCTTTCAAACCGTCGCTGCCGGAGCACCAGGATTACTTCCGGTCGGATCCGGAAAAGCCCTTCTGCCAGCGTTTCATTTGGCCAAAATTGAGGGGATTGGAGACTGAGTTATTGAAGGGTGAGCTTTTCGATTAG